One Thermococcus kodakarensis KOD1 genomic window carries:
- a CDS encoding glycosyltransferase, whose protein sequence is MKISVVIPTYNERENLPELVERLSRALQGYEYEIVIVDDDSPDKTWGLAEELARKYPIKVIRRTKEKGLSSAVIRGFKEASGDVFVVMDADLQHPPEKVPELIEAIKRGADIAIASRYVPGGAVKNWYWYRKLISKGAIMIGRVALPRIRNVKDPVSGFFALRREVVEGVELNPVGFKILMEILVKGHYNNVREVPFTFGLRKAGESKLGSRTIVNYLRHIYRLMRWEGEIDRLVKFSLVGLSGVLVNEGFLWAFVEFFGWDKVFSNILATELAILNNFTWNDIWTFRDLKNKPLLKRLVSFHVAALSGALVQWAIYVILMAVGVHYLLANLIGIVVSFIVRFAVNRHVTWG, encoded by the coding sequence GTGAAAATCAGCGTTGTAATCCCAACGTACAATGAAAGGGAGAATCTGCCCGAACTTGTTGAGAGGCTCTCGCGGGCGCTTCAGGGTTATGAGTACGAGATTGTGATAGTTGACGATGATTCACCTGATAAGACGTGGGGGCTCGCGGAGGAGCTGGCAAGGAAGTACCCCATTAAGGTCATCAGGAGGACGAAAGAAAAGGGGCTTTCCTCGGCTGTAATCCGTGGGTTTAAGGAGGCCTCTGGTGATGTATTCGTTGTGATGGACGCGGACCTTCAGCATCCCCCCGAGAAGGTTCCCGAGCTCATCGAGGCGATAAAACGCGGTGCAGACATCGCTATAGCCAGCAGGTACGTCCCAGGCGGCGCCGTTAAGAACTGGTACTGGTACAGGAAGCTGATATCCAAAGGGGCCATCATGATAGGCCGCGTTGCCCTTCCCAGAATCAGGAACGTAAAGGATCCTGTAAGTGGCTTCTTCGCCCTCAGAAGGGAGGTCGTTGAAGGCGTTGAGCTTAATCCTGTGGGCTTTAAGATTCTCATGGAGATACTGGTTAAGGGACACTACAATAACGTCAGGGAAGTTCCTTTCACATTCGGGCTGAGAAAAGCCGGAGAAAGCAAGCTCGGAAGCAGGACTATTGTAAACTATCTCAGACACATCTACAGGCTTATGAGGTGGGAGGGGGAAATAGACAGGCTAGTGAAGTTCTCCCTGGTTGGTCTCTCTGGTGTCCTCGTAAACGAAGGTTTCCTCTGGGCGTTTGTGGAGTTTTTTGGATGGGACAAGGTGTTCTCCAACATCCTGGCAACTGAGCTCGCCATACTCAACAACTTCACGTGGAATGACATCTGGACTTTTAGGGATCTGAAGAACAAACCTCTCCTGAAGAGGCTGGTAAGCTTTCACGTTGCGGCTTTGAGCGGTGCCCTTGTCCAGTGGGCGATCTACGTTATCCTTATGGCAGTTGGAGTGCACTACCTTCTCGCGAATCTGATTGGAATAGTTGTGTCTTTCATCGTGCGCTTTGCGGTTAACAGGCACGTAACCTGGGGCTGA
- a CDS encoding RAD55 family ATPase gives MYVGELLKNLDRIPSGVPGLDELIGGGFLPGRVYVVTGPPGSGKTTLGMQFLAEGAKNDEKGLFIALFETPDIIVRDMLRYNLGILEYVNSKKIVFYDLGEILLSANRELSWDELFKLLLEIIKRENAKRVVIDSFSLFESFVTNPEGKKKELGRFVRKLRTMDITTLLLSEMLSSEKYTDEYYLADGVIVLHHFMRNYQMVRAIQILKMRGVPHDSNLKRMRFTNEGITVYKEAPI, from the coding sequence ATGTACGTTGGAGAACTTTTGAAGAATCTCGACAGGATACCCAGTGGAGTTCCGGGGCTCGATGAGCTGATAGGCGGCGGTTTTCTTCCGGGCAGGGTTTACGTCGTGACAGGGCCGCCTGGAAGCGGAAAGACCACGCTGGGGATGCAGTTTCTTGCGGAGGGCGCCAAGAACGACGAGAAAGGTCTCTTCATAGCACTTTTTGAAACGCCGGATATTATCGTTAGGGATATGCTCAGGTACAACCTTGGGATTCTCGAGTACGTCAACTCAAAGAAGATAGTCTTTTACGACCTCGGTGAAATTCTTCTTAGTGCAAACCGTGAGCTGAGCTGGGACGAGCTCTTCAAGCTCCTCCTGGAAATTATCAAGAGAGAAAACGCCAAAAGGGTTGTCATAGACTCATTCAGCCTCTTCGAGTCATTCGTCACCAACCCTGAGGGAAAGAAGAAAGAGCTGGGCCGCTTCGTTAGAAAGCTCCGCACCATGGACATAACGACGCTCCTCCTCTCCGAAATGCTGAGCTCCGAAAAGTACACCGACGAGTACTACCTCGCTGATGGCGTCATCGTGCTCCACCACTTCATGCGCAACTACCAGATGGTCAGGGCGATCCAGATACTCAAGATGAGGGGCGTGCCCCACGACAGCAACCTCAAGAGGATGCGCTTCACGAACGAGGGTATAACCGTCTACAAGGAGGCCCCAATATGA
- a CDS encoding lipoate--protein ligase family protein: MRFIPLIVARPEVQMAIDEAIMRARIEGKVPDTVRLYAFSPSSVTIGRFQSVVHDVNLDEAKKLRIPVVRRITGGGSVFHDEYGEITYSIVIGEDYHPALKNVEESYRYLAGPLVDALKDLGLKAGFSGLNDIVANGKKISGSAQTRRRGVILQHGTFMYATRVEILGRVLRVSKEKLKDKGISSIWERVTTLEREGVKLSRWEAYELLKESFSNAFELEEGELTDYELELAEKLIEEKYRNPKWNEMR; the protein is encoded by the coding sequence ATGCGCTTCATTCCGCTCATAGTGGCCAGGCCCGAAGTTCAGATGGCCATAGACGAGGCCATAATGAGAGCGAGAATCGAGGGGAAAGTCCCGGACACTGTGAGGCTCTACGCCTTCTCCCCCAGCTCAGTTACAATCGGCAGGTTCCAGAGCGTAGTCCACGATGTTAATCTCGATGAGGCAAAAAAGCTCCGTATTCCGGTCGTGAGGAGGATAACTGGCGGCGGAAGCGTCTTCCACGACGAGTACGGCGAGATAACTTATTCAATTGTCATCGGGGAAGACTACCATCCTGCCCTTAAGAACGTCGAAGAGAGCTACCGCTACCTAGCGGGCCCGCTCGTGGATGCCCTGAAAGACCTCGGCCTTAAAGCGGGCTTCTCAGGACTGAACGACATAGTTGCCAACGGGAAGAAGATAAGCGGCTCGGCCCAGACGAGGAGACGGGGAGTAATCCTCCAGCACGGCACCTTTATGTATGCAACGAGGGTCGAGATTCTGGGAAGGGTTCTCCGCGTCTCAAAGGAGAAGCTGAAGGACAAAGGTATTTCGAGCATCTGGGAGCGGGTTACAACCCTTGAACGCGAGGGAGTAAAGCTGAGCCGCTGGGAAGCCTACGAACTGCTGAAGGAGAGCTTCTCCAACGCCTTTGAGCTTGAGGAGGGCGAGCTGACAGACTACGAGCTTGAGCTAGCGGAAAAGCTGATAGAAGAGAAGTATAGAAATCCTAAGTGGAACGAGATGCGTTAG